A single Loxodonta africana isolate mLoxAfr1 chromosome 12, mLoxAfr1.hap2, whole genome shotgun sequence DNA region contains:
- the ALG1 gene encoding chitobiosyldiphosphodolichol beta-mannosyltransferase isoform X3 → MAASCAALLLTSVLLALLLLLGLWKRWRRWRAAARHVAVVVLGDLGRSPRMQYHALSLAKCGFSVTFLGFYNSKPHDELLQNDRIGIVGLTELEMLAVGPPVLQYGIKVVVQALQLLWAFVKMEPAVYVFLQNPPGLPGIAVCWLVCCLFGGKLVVDWHNYGYSIMGLVHGPRHPLVLLAKWCEKLCGRLSHLNLCVTYAMSEDLAQNWSIKAVTVYDKPASFFRETPLNLQHQLFVKLGCIYPAFRACSEPLDPAMELSAFTEWDAGSGLVTHRWGRPALLVSSTSWTEDEDFSILLEALEKFERLTVDGENLPSLVCVITGKGPLKEHYSNLIGQKRFQHVHICTPWLEAEDYPLLLGSADLGVCLHKSSSGLDLPMKVVDMFGCCLPVCAVNFR, encoded by the exons ATGGCGGCATCGTGCGCGGCTCTGCTGCTGACGTCCGTGCTGCTggcgctgctgctgctgttgggcTTGTGGAAACGCTGGCGGCGGTGGCGGGCCGCAGCCCGGCACGTGGCTGTCGTGGTGCTGGGCGACTTGGGCCGCAGCCCTCGTATGCAGTACCACGCGCTGTCGCTGGCCAAGTGTGGCTTCTCTGTGACCTTCCTGGGGTTCTACA ACTCCAAACCCCATGATGAGCTCTTGCAGAATGACAGAATTGGGATTGTGGGGTTGACAGAACTTGAGATGCTTGCAG TTGGGCCCCCTGTTCTCCAGTATGGAATTAAAGTTGTCGTTCAGGCGTTGCAGCTGCTCTGGGCTTTTGTGAAGATGGAGCCTGCAGTCTACGTCTTCCTCCAG AACCCCCCGGGCCTGCCTGGCATTGCCGTCTGCTGGCTCGTGTGTTGCCTCTTTGGGGGCAAGCTCGTCGTCGACTGGCACAACTATGGGTACTCCATCATGGGGCTGGTGCATGGCCCTAGACACCCCCTCGTTCTGCTGGCCAAGTG GTGCGAAAAGCTCTGTGGGCGCCTGTCTCACCTGAACCTGTGTGTGACCTACGCAATGAGTGAAGACTTGGCCCAGAACTGGAGCATCAA GGCTGTGACCGTCTATGACAAGCCAGCATCCTTCTTCAGAGAGACCCCCCTGAACCTGCAGCACCAGCTTTTTGTGAAGCTGGGCTGCATCTACCCTGCATTCAGGGCCTG CTCAGAGCCTTTGGACCCAGCCATGGAATTGTCAGCCTTCACGGAGTGGGATGCTGGGAGTGGGCTGGTGACACACCGGTGGGGGCGGCCAGCCCTGTTGGTCAGCAGCACGAGCTGGACAG AAGATGAAGACTTCTCCATCCTGCTAGAAGCACTAGAAA AGTTCGAACGACTGACTGTTGATGGAGAAAATCTTCCATCTCTCGTCTGTGTGATAACAG GCAAAGGGCCACTGAAGGAGCACTACAGCAACCTCATTGGCCAGAAGCGCTTCCAGCATGTCCACATCTGCACCCCGTGGCTGGAGGCCGAGGATTACCCCCTGCTCCTGG GGTCTGCGGACCTGGGTGTCTGTCTGCACAAGTCTTCCAGTGGCCTGGACCTGCCCATGAAGGTTGTGGATATGTTTGGGTGCTGCCTGCCGGTGTGTGCTGTGAACTTCAGATG A
- the ALG1 gene encoding chitobiosyldiphosphodolichol beta-mannosyltransferase isoform X1, translating to MAASCAALLLTSVLLALLLLLGLWKRWRRWRAAARHVAVVVLGDLGRSPRMQYHALSLAKCGFSVTFLGFYNSKPHDELLQNDRIGIVGLTELEMLAVGPPVLQYGIKVVVQALQLLWAFVKMEPAVYVFLQNPPGLPGIAVCWLVCCLFGGKLVVDWHNYGYSIMGLVHGPRHPLVLLAKWCEKLCGRLSHLNLCVTYAMSEDLAQNWSIKAVTVYDKPASFFRETPLNLQHQLFVKLGCIYPAFRACSEPLDPAMELSAFTEWDAGSGLVTHRWGRPALLVSSTSWTEDEDFSILLEALEKFERLTVDGENLPSLVCVITGKGPLKEHYSNLIGQKRFQHVHICTPWLEAEDYPLLLGSADLGVCLHKSSSGLDLPMKVVDMFGCCLPVCAVNFRCLHELVKHEENGLVFEDSEELAAQLKMLFSKFPDPAGKLNLFRKNLRESRQVRWHESWKRTVLPLLVDM from the exons ATGGCGGCATCGTGCGCGGCTCTGCTGCTGACGTCCGTGCTGCTggcgctgctgctgctgttgggcTTGTGGAAACGCTGGCGGCGGTGGCGGGCCGCAGCCCGGCACGTGGCTGTCGTGGTGCTGGGCGACTTGGGCCGCAGCCCTCGTATGCAGTACCACGCGCTGTCGCTGGCCAAGTGTGGCTTCTCTGTGACCTTCCTGGGGTTCTACA ACTCCAAACCCCATGATGAGCTCTTGCAGAATGACAGAATTGGGATTGTGGGGTTGACAGAACTTGAGATGCTTGCAG TTGGGCCCCCTGTTCTCCAGTATGGAATTAAAGTTGTCGTTCAGGCGTTGCAGCTGCTCTGGGCTTTTGTGAAGATGGAGCCTGCAGTCTACGTCTTCCTCCAG AACCCCCCGGGCCTGCCTGGCATTGCCGTCTGCTGGCTCGTGTGTTGCCTCTTTGGGGGCAAGCTCGTCGTCGACTGGCACAACTATGGGTACTCCATCATGGGGCTGGTGCATGGCCCTAGACACCCCCTCGTTCTGCTGGCCAAGTG GTGCGAAAAGCTCTGTGGGCGCCTGTCTCACCTGAACCTGTGTGTGACCTACGCAATGAGTGAAGACTTGGCCCAGAACTGGAGCATCAA GGCTGTGACCGTCTATGACAAGCCAGCATCCTTCTTCAGAGAGACCCCCCTGAACCTGCAGCACCAGCTTTTTGTGAAGCTGGGCTGCATCTACCCTGCATTCAGGGCCTG CTCAGAGCCTTTGGACCCAGCCATGGAATTGTCAGCCTTCACGGAGTGGGATGCTGGGAGTGGGCTGGTGACACACCGGTGGGGGCGGCCAGCCCTGTTGGTCAGCAGCACGAGCTGGACAG AAGATGAAGACTTCTCCATCCTGCTAGAAGCACTAGAAA AGTTCGAACGACTGACTGTTGATGGAGAAAATCTTCCATCTCTCGTCTGTGTGATAACAG GCAAAGGGCCACTGAAGGAGCACTACAGCAACCTCATTGGCCAGAAGCGCTTCCAGCATGTCCACATCTGCACCCCGTGGCTGGAGGCCGAGGATTACCCCCTGCTCCTGG GGTCTGCGGACCTGGGTGTCTGTCTGCACAAGTCTTCCAGTGGCCTGGACCTGCCCATGAAGGTTGTGGATATGTTTGGGTGCTGCCTGCCGGTGTGTGCTGTGAACTTCAGATG TTTGCATGAGCTTGTGAAACATGAGGAAAATGGCCTGGTCTTCGAGGACTCGGAGGAACTGGCAGCACAGCTGAAG ATGCTTTTCTCAAAGTTTCCCGATCCTGCTGGTAAACTGAACTTGTTCCGGAAGAACCTCCGGGAGTCTAGGCAGGTTCGCTGGCACGAGAGCTGGAAGCGGACAGTGCTCCCTTTGCTTGTGGACATGTGA
- the ALG1 gene encoding chitobiosyldiphosphodolichol beta-mannosyltransferase isoform X2, translating to MAASCAALLLTSVLLALLLLLGLWKRWRRWRAAARHVAVVVLGDLGRSPRMQYHALSLAKCGFSVTFLGFYNSKPHDELLQNDRIGIVGLTELEMLAVGPPVLQYGIKVVVQALQLLWAFVKMEPAVYVFLQNPPGLPGIAVCWLVCCLFGGKLVVDWHNYGYSIMGLVHGPRHPLVLLAKWCEKLCGRLSHLNLCVTYAMSEDLAQNWSIKAVTVYDKPASFFRETPLNLQHQLFVKLGCIYPAFRACSEPLDPAMELSAFTEWDAGSGLVTHRWGRPALLVSSTSWTEDEDFSILLEALEKFERLTVDGENLPSLVCVITGKGPLKEHYSNLIGQKRFQHVHICTPWLEAEDYPLLLGSADLGVCLHKSSSGLDLPMKVVDMFGCCLPVCAVNFRWWWLSGLP from the exons ATGGCGGCATCGTGCGCGGCTCTGCTGCTGACGTCCGTGCTGCTggcgctgctgctgctgttgggcTTGTGGAAACGCTGGCGGCGGTGGCGGGCCGCAGCCCGGCACGTGGCTGTCGTGGTGCTGGGCGACTTGGGCCGCAGCCCTCGTATGCAGTACCACGCGCTGTCGCTGGCCAAGTGTGGCTTCTCTGTGACCTTCCTGGGGTTCTACA ACTCCAAACCCCATGATGAGCTCTTGCAGAATGACAGAATTGGGATTGTGGGGTTGACAGAACTTGAGATGCTTGCAG TTGGGCCCCCTGTTCTCCAGTATGGAATTAAAGTTGTCGTTCAGGCGTTGCAGCTGCTCTGGGCTTTTGTGAAGATGGAGCCTGCAGTCTACGTCTTCCTCCAG AACCCCCCGGGCCTGCCTGGCATTGCCGTCTGCTGGCTCGTGTGTTGCCTCTTTGGGGGCAAGCTCGTCGTCGACTGGCACAACTATGGGTACTCCATCATGGGGCTGGTGCATGGCCCTAGACACCCCCTCGTTCTGCTGGCCAAGTG GTGCGAAAAGCTCTGTGGGCGCCTGTCTCACCTGAACCTGTGTGTGACCTACGCAATGAGTGAAGACTTGGCCCAGAACTGGAGCATCAA GGCTGTGACCGTCTATGACAAGCCAGCATCCTTCTTCAGAGAGACCCCCCTGAACCTGCAGCACCAGCTTTTTGTGAAGCTGGGCTGCATCTACCCTGCATTCAGGGCCTG CTCAGAGCCTTTGGACCCAGCCATGGAATTGTCAGCCTTCACGGAGTGGGATGCTGGGAGTGGGCTGGTGACACACCGGTGGGGGCGGCCAGCCCTGTTGGTCAGCAGCACGAGCTGGACAG AAGATGAAGACTTCTCCATCCTGCTAGAAGCACTAGAAA AGTTCGAACGACTGACTGTTGATGGAGAAAATCTTCCATCTCTCGTCTGTGTGATAACAG GCAAAGGGCCACTGAAGGAGCACTACAGCAACCTCATTGGCCAGAAGCGCTTCCAGCATGTCCACATCTGCACCCCGTGGCTGGAGGCCGAGGATTACCCCCTGCTCCTGG GGTCTGCGGACCTGGGTGTCTGTCTGCACAAGTCTTCCAGTGGCCTGGACCTGCCCATGAAGGTTGTGGATATGTTTGGGTGCTGCCTGCCGGTGTGTGCTGTGAACTTCAGATG GTGGTGGCTCTCAGGCCTCCCTTGA